Proteins from a single region of Trichoderma asperellum chromosome 3, complete sequence:
- a CDS encoding uncharacterized protein (EggNog:ENOG41) has protein sequence MSMDFARAALAERRPSFFLSLAPTTSSSYPQPDRRPSVTESPTRPRRASISSPTGLRVLKLSPVYYGEHIGQNKDDFYDVPASPEMPPSSFLSLAPATSSSYPQMPSSRSGAIPERRRSSSSSTTGFRVLKLGPVYWGEHEGDHKDDFHDIPASP, from the coding sequence ATGTCTATGGACTTTGCCCGTGCCGCTCTGGCTGAGCGCCGaccttccttcttcctctcacTGGCACCTACTACTTCTTCCTCCTACCCTCAACCCGATAGACGGCCTTCAGTTACCGAGAGCCCAACCAGACCACGACGGGCCTCTATCAGCTCCCCAACCGGCCTTCGAGTCCTGAAGCTCAGCCCTGTTTACTATGGCGAGCACATCGGCCAGAACAAGGACGACTTCTATGACGTCCCGGCCTCTCCAGAAATGCCACCATCCTCCTTCCTCTCACTCGCGCCGGCTACCTCTTCTTCCTATCCTCAGATGCCCTCCAGCCGCTCCGGTGCTATCCCTGAGAGGCGACGCTCTTCGTCCAGCTCCACCACCGGCTTCAGGGTGCTGAAGCTGGGACCCGTCTACTGGGGTGAGCACGAAGGCGACCACAAGGATGACTTCCATGACATTCCCGCCTCCCCTTAA
- a CDS encoding uncharacterized protein (EggNog:ENOG41) → MPESQPLHLFDLPVDLLSLILQPLLTAPNGGIISLCPCTASPINPIPIFLIHPSLYAIAHPIFYGPANTFVLDLTEGHASHVRRFIENAAEDLPGDAEWSGRQQTQNHILLRHTGGPSLLLSQEARRRVHRLEMRIDKLRGWLWDELGSFLQDMAVRGDLSDLSLLVDYSTETKERSKSISRAFLREKKTMFEKPPLEGLVRLLADPSIRMASLRVKGRHDRAWCDFHQGGDCILKSFMRVRDGCDDATKKEDEEVVEIDWREILRVVDPEAKRRAVGWHAEM, encoded by the coding sequence ATGCCTGAATCTCAACCTCTACACTTATTTGACCTTCCAGTCGACCTCCTATCCCTGATCCTACAGCCACTGCTCACAGCCCCAAATGGAGGCATCATCTCTCTATGCCCTTGTACCGCCAGCCCAATCAACCCCATacccatcttcctcatccatccatccctgTACGCTATTGCTCACCCGATATTTTACGGGCCAGCAAACACATTTGTGTTGGACCTCACAGAGGGCCATGCCTCCCACGTAAGGCGGTTCATAGAAAACGCCGCAGAGGATCTACCTGGCGATGCGGAATGGAGCGGCAGGCAACAGACGCAGAACCATATCCTGCTACGGCACACGGGTGGCCCGTCCCTCCTCCTATCGCAAGAGGCGAGGCGTAGAGTGCACCGGCTGGAGATGAGAATCGACAAACTAAGAGGGTGGCTGTGGGATGAACTAGGGTCGTTCTTACAGGATATGGCTGTGAGAGGGGATCTGAGTGACTTGAGCTTGTTGGTGGATTATAGCACCGAAACGAAGGAGAGGTCCAAGTCGATTTCGAGAGCTTTtctgagggagaagaagacgatgttTGAGAAGCCGCCGCTGGAAGGACTGGTGAGGCTGTTGGCGGATCCGAGTATACGAATGGCGAGTTTGAGAGTCAAGGGAAGGCATGATCGAGCATGGTGTGACTTTCATCAAGGAGGAGATTGCATATTGAAGTCCTTTATGAGAGTCAGAGATGGCTGTGACGATGCTACGAagaaagaggacgaggaggtggtggagatTGATTGGAGGGAGATTTTGAGAGTGGTTGATCCGGAGGCGAAGAGGAGGGCTGTTGGATGGCATGCGGAAATGTAG